One genomic segment of Fusobacterium mortiferum ATCC 9817 includes these proteins:
- a CDS encoding glycogen synthase encodes MKVLFATGEAWPFIKTGGLGDVAYSLPKALKEKGIDARVILPKYGQIPEKYRYNMKHLGHKKIWASHYDAYVGIESYELEGVTYYFVDNMQYFTRAKIYGELDDCERFTFFTKAVVETFDITGFTPDIIHCNDWHTALTPIYLLERGLTNIKTVFTIHNLRFQGFFPNQEIEETLEIDRNKYYQEDGLKYYDMISFLKGGVVYSDYITTVSETYAQEIKTPEYGEGIDGLFRKFDYKLAGIVNGIDGNVFKLSNKPKKEMKAKLQKELGLEVDPDVPLVAIISRLDRQKGIDMLTQTFDRMMNLGIQFVLLGSGEAHYENFFRWKESQYPKKVCAYIGFNQPLSIDVYEGADIFLMPSLFEPCGLSQMIAMRYGTIPLVRETGGLKDTVTPYNEVTGEGDGFGFQEPNGEVLLKILSYAISIYKDKKQWDNIIKNAKARDNSWDISADKYIEVYKKITK; translated from the coding sequence ATGAAAGTACTTTTTGCTACTGGAGAAGCTTGGCCATTTATAAAAACAGGTGGTCTAGGGGATGTAGCATACTCACTACCAAAGGCTCTAAAAGAAAAAGGAATAGATGCTAGAGTTATACTTCCAAAGTATGGGCAAATTCCTGAAAAGTATAGATATAATATGAAGCATCTAGGACATAAAAAAATATGGGCATCACACTATGATGCTTATGTAGGAATAGAGAGTTATGAACTTGAAGGAGTTACTTATTATTTTGTAGATAATATGCAATACTTTACAAGAGCTAAAATATATGGAGAGCTAGATGATTGTGAAAGATTTACTTTTTTCACTAAAGCAGTAGTAGAGACTTTTGATATTACAGGATTTACTCCAGATATTATCCATTGTAATGATTGGCATACAGCTCTTACTCCAATATATCTATTAGAAAGAGGACTTACTAATATAAAAACAGTCTTCACTATCCATAACTTAAGATTCCAAGGATTTTTCCCTAATCAAGAGATTGAGGAAACACTAGAGATAGATAGAAATAAATATTACCAAGAAGATGGACTTAAATATTATGATATGATATCTTTCTTAAAAGGTGGAGTAGTTTACTCTGACTATATAACAACAGTTAGTGAAACTTATGCTCAAGAGATAAAAACTCCAGAGTATGGGGAAGGAATAGATGGACTATTTAGAAAATTTGATTACAAACTAGCTGGAATAGTAAATGGAATAGATGGAAATGTATTTAAGCTAAGTAACAAACCTAAAAAAGAGATGAAAGCTAAACTACAAAAAGAGTTAGGATTAGAAGTGGACCCAGATGTACCATTAGTAGCAATAATATCAAGACTTGATAGACAAAAAGGTATTGATATGTTAACTCAAACTTTTGATAGAATGATGAATTTAGGAATTCAATTTGTTTTACTTGGAAGTGGAGAAGCTCACTATGAAAACTTCTTTAGATGGAAAGAGAGTCAATATCCTAAAAAAGTTTGTGCTTATATAGGATTTAACCAACCACTATCAATAGATGTATATGAAGGTGCTGATATATTCCTAATGCCATCACTATTTGAGCCTTGTGGACTTTCTCAAATGATAGCTATGAGATATGGAACAATACCTCTAGTTAGAGAAACAGGAGGACTAAAAGATACTGTTACTCCATACAATGAGGTTACTGGTGAAGGAGATGGATTTGGTTTCCAAGAACCTAATGGAGAGGTATTATTGAAGATACTTTCTTATGCTATATCTATCTATAAAGATAAAAAGCAATGGGATAATATTATAAAAAATGCTAAGGCTAGAGATAATAGTTGGGATATCTCAGCTGATAAGTATATAGAAGTTTATAAAAAAATAACTAAATAA
- a CDS encoding FadR/GntR family transcriptional regulator: MSSRNSEKVFEYLKEKIMSGEWKDGEQITPEIQLAKELEVGRNAVREAIEKLVGMKVLVKKKGKGTFVQSKLIDLEFNNMLINTIINKDDYLDILEFRKTFEPENIKLFIRNADEKDYLELKKLYDEMISNKDNRDKFSYYDAMFHNLIAKGTKNTIIIKISDILSNIMIGHQKKLNLILGSDSGIKEHTLILEAIFEKDEDMAYMFMRKHIMRTIKDVLQVKNGLER; this comes from the coding sequence ATGAGTAGTAGAAATAGTGAAAAAGTTTTTGAATATTTAAAAGAAAAGATTATGTCTGGAGAATGGAAAGATGGAGAACAGATTACTCCAGAGATACAATTAGCAAAAGAGCTAGAAGTGGGAAGAAATGCAGTAAGAGAAGCTATTGAAAAACTTGTGGGGATGAAAGTACTTGTTAAGAAAAAAGGAAAGGGGACTTTCGTACAATCTAAGCTTATAGATTTAGAGTTTAATAATATGTTAATTAATACAATAATTAATAAGGATGATTATTTAGATATTTTAGAATTTAGAAAAACTTTTGAGCCAGAAAATATAAAATTATTTATAAGAAATGCAGATGAAAAAGATTATCTTGAATTAAAAAAACTTTATGACGAAATGATAAGTAACAAAGATAATAGAGATAAGTTTTCTTATTATGATGCTATGTTTCATAATTTAATAGCTAAAGGAACAAAAAATACTATAATAATAAAGATTAGTGACATATTGTCTAATATAATGATAGGACATCAAAAAAAATTAAATTTAATTTTAGGTTCAGACAGTGGAATAAAAGAACATACATTGATTTTAGAGGCTATATTTGAAAAAGATGAAGACATGGCATATATGTTTATGAGAAAACATATAATGAGAACAATTAAAGATGTTCTACAAGTTAAAAATGGTTTAGAAAGATAA
- the ilvD gene encoding dihydroxy-acid dehydratase gives MLKSQELRKVAPEVDPLRIGMGWKVKDLEKPQIMIESTYGDSHPGSAHLLDFVKEIERGINENGGKGAKYFTTDICDGQAQGHDGMNYSLTSREFIADMIEIQAGATPFDAGVFVASCDKGMPANLMAAARLNIPSIVFTGGIMAAGPNMLTLEQLGTYSARFERGEITKEEFCYAKENACPSCGACSFMGTASTMQVMAEALGLALPGTALLPAISPDLMTKAYEVGVRALELAKEGIRPSDILTEKAFENAIMVHAAIAGSSNSLLHIPAIAHEIGIELDAEKFDKIHREIPYILNIRPSGFYPGEYFYYAGGVPAIMEEIKEFLHLDVMTVTGKTLGENLEELKKNGYYERCYTELEKRNVKKEDIIKTTTNPIQKQGALAILKGNLAPEGAVIKHSAVPKEMQDAVLKARPFDSEEEAIKAVLTGVIQPGDAIIIRYEGPKGSGMPEMFYTTEAIASDSRISASTALITDGRFSGATRGPAIGHVSPEASEGGPIALIENEDLIRINVAERKLEIIGVKGEEKTPEEIDKILKERKSRWIKPVPKYTKGPLGIYTRFAVSPMKGGYIEIK, from the coding sequence ATGTTAAAAAGTCAAGAGTTAAGAAAAGTAGCACCAGAAGTAGACCCACTTAGAATAGGAATGGGATGGAAAGTAAAAGATTTAGAAAAACCACAAATAATGATTGAAAGTACATATGGAGATAGTCATCCTGGAAGTGCTCATCTTTTAGATTTTGTAAAAGAGATAGAAAGAGGAATAAATGAAAATGGAGGAAAGGGAGCAAAATATTTTACAACTGATATTTGTGATGGACAAGCTCAAGGTCATGATGGAATGAACTATTCTTTAACTTCAAGAGAGTTTATAGCTGATATGATAGAGATACAAGCAGGTGCTACACCTTTTGATGCAGGAGTTTTTGTAGCAAGCTGTGATAAAGGAATGCCAGCTAATCTTATGGCAGCAGCAAGATTAAATATTCCATCAATAGTTTTTACAGGAGGAATAATGGCAGCGGGACCTAATATGTTAACATTGGAGCAATTAGGTACTTATAGTGCTAGATTTGAGAGAGGGGAAATTACAAAAGAGGAGTTTTGTTATGCAAAAGAAAATGCATGTCCATCATGTGGAGCATGTTCTTTTATGGGGACAGCTTCAACAATGCAAGTTATGGCAGAGGCATTGGGATTAGCTCTTCCTGGAACAGCATTATTACCAGCTATCTCTCCAGATTTGATGACAAAAGCTTATGAAGTAGGAGTAAGAGCTTTAGAATTAGCAAAAGAGGGAATTCGTCCATCTGATATACTTACAGAAAAAGCATTTGAAAATGCTATAATGGTTCATGCTGCAATAGCAGGTTCATCAAATTCTTTATTACATATTCCAGCAATAGCTCATGAGATTGGAATAGAATTAGATGCAGAGAAATTTGATAAGATACATAGAGAAATTCCATATATTTTAAATATAAGACCTAGTGGATTTTATCCAGGAGAGTACTTCTATTATGCAGGAGGAGTACCAGCAATAATGGAAGAAATAAAAGAATTTTTACATCTTGATGTAATGACTGTAACGGGAAAAACATTAGGAGAAAATTTAGAAGAATTAAAGAAAAATGGATATTATGAAAGATGTTATACTGAATTAGAAAAGCGTAATGTAAAGAAGGAAGATATAATAAAAACTACTACAAATCCAATACAAAAGCAAGGAGCTCTAGCTATATTAAAAGGAAATCTAGCACCAGAAGGAGCAGTAATAAAACATTCTGCTGTGCCAAAAGAGATGCAAGATGCAGTATTGAAAGCAAGACCATTTGATAGTGAAGAGGAAGCTATTAAAGCAGTGCTTACTGGAGTAATTCAACCAGGAGATGCAATTATAATAAGATATGAAGGACCAAAGGGAAGTGGAATGCCAGAGATGTTTTATACAACAGAAGCAATTGCTTCAGACTCAAGAATATCTGCATCAACAGCTTTAATAACAGATGGTAGATTCTCAGGTGCTACTCGTGGACCAGCTATAGGACATGTTTCTCCAGAAGCTAGTGAAGGAGGACCTATTGCATTAATAGAAAATGAAGATTTAATTAGAATTAATGTAGCTGAAAGAAAATTAGAAATAATAGGAGTAAAAGGAGAGGAAAAAACTCCAGAAGAAATAGATAAAATATTAAAAGAAAGAAAATCTAGATGGATAAAACCAGTTCCTAAATATACAAAAGGACCACTAGGAATTTATACAAGATTTGCAGTTTCACCAATGAAAGGTGGATATATAGAGATAAAATAG
- a CDS encoding MurR/RpiR family transcriptional regulator, with translation MNKKSKLFLLDQLLPSFSPAEQKIALFILENTFAVIDMTIEDMSEKIGTSVASISRFTKKIGFENFYLLKLGIAKEFVNSSNKTISLNVNKNSNATDIYTNVAKTNSAILEESIEYFNTDKMEEISEIILNANHIYLFAMGASGILAKESWYKFIRLGLKCSMIEDFHSQLLQASILDDTDVALIFSHSGINKDVLTLLEIINETPAYSIGITNYARTPFSQSVDICLFFSENSTPMDKVGFSSRIPQLIIIESLYRILSLKLGKKSKICQERYKQIFKKRSI, from the coding sequence ATGAATAAAAAAAGTAAATTATTTTTATTAGATCAACTTTTACCTAGTTTTAGTCCTGCTGAACAAAAAATAGCCCTCTTTATTTTAGAAAATACTTTTGCAGTAATTGATATGACTATTGAAGACATGTCAGAAAAAATAGGAACTTCTGTTGCTTCAATTTCAAGATTTACTAAAAAAATAGGATTTGAAAATTTTTATCTATTAAAATTAGGAATAGCAAAAGAATTTGTAAATTCTTCAAACAAAACTATTTCTTTAAATGTAAATAAAAACTCTAATGCTACTGATATTTATACAAATGTTGCTAAAACAAACTCTGCTATATTGGAAGAAAGTATTGAATATTTTAATACAGATAAAATGGAAGAAATTTCAGAAATAATATTAAATGCTAATCATATATATCTCTTTGCTATGGGAGCTTCTGGCATCTTAGCTAAAGAATCTTGGTATAAATTTATAAGACTTGGATTAAAATGCTCTATGATTGAAGATTTTCATTCTCAGCTTTTACAAGCATCTATCCTTGATGATACAGATGTAGCACTTATTTTTTCTCATTCTGGTATCAACAAAGATGTTCTTACTCTACTTGAGATTATTAATGAAACTCCAGCTTATTCTATTGGAATTACTAATTATGCTAGAACCCCTTTTTCTCAATCAGTGGACATATGTTTATTTTTTTCTGAAAACTCCACTCCTATGGATAAAGTTGGTTTTTCTTCTAGAATACCACAATTAATAATAATTGAAAGTTTATATAGAATTTTAAGTTTAAAATTAGGAAAAAAGAGTAAAATTTGCCAAGAACGATATAAACAAATTTTCAAAAAAAGAAGTATATAG
- a CDS encoding PTS transporter subunit EIIC — protein sequence MKEKVLKNLQTFAKGIFVPVLILPIVGILFAFASIFTNSRVYNLIPFLNNGVFINFGKILGQSLIPIIGTYLGILFTVGIAIGMAKKEKHYAALVAMLSYFVFIHSMNVYMGIQNLILPLSELRGSGHTIMMGIQIIDMGIFLGIALGLIVAYVHNKFIDVELKGALQIYGGSRLVFIVLSFTMILLAIISTHIWPIVQHGINTLSIFIESTGVFGIFTYGFLDRILIPTGLHHLIYPTFLYTNFGGSEMVEVIQNGEKVSVLFEGARNIYNAQLSNIDSVTRLTKSVVWDARGITKIFGLWGAVFAMYQTAKPENKIKTKAILLSAMGASIIAGVTEPIEFSFLFTAPILFVAHAVIAGLGMVVFSILDIRTIIPNGVIDFLLMNIPVGIDRTSWPMVFVIGIGQAVVYYFVFRFLITKLNLKTPGREDEKEVKLYSKADYKEKKEKEAKTENIAVTIVEGLGGKENIVKIENCYTRLRVTLKSTNNINEEILNRTEPNKIIKIDNENLQVVYGIKVRSIRNKIDDYLNN from the coding sequence ATGAAAGAAAAAGTTTTGAAAAATTTACAAACATTTGCTAAGGGAATATTTGTTCCTGTATTAATATTACCAATAGTAGGAATTTTATTTGCTTTTGCAAGTATTTTTACGAACTCAAGGGTTTATAATTTGATACCTTTTTTAAATAATGGGGTATTTATAAATTTTGGAAAAATATTAGGGCAATCTTTAATACCAATTATAGGAACTTACTTAGGAATTTTATTTACAGTGGGAATAGCTATAGGAATGGCTAAAAAAGAAAAACATTATGCTGCATTAGTAGCAATGTTATCGTATTTTGTATTTATTCATAGTATGAATGTGTATATGGGAATACAGAATTTAATCTTACCACTAAGTGAATTAAGAGGAAGCGGACATACTATAATGATGGGAATTCAGATCATAGATATGGGAATTTTTTTAGGAATTGCTTTAGGATTGATAGTAGCTTATGTTCATAATAAATTTATTGATGTAGAATTAAAAGGAGCATTACAAATTTATGGAGGTTCTAGGTTAGTATTTATAGTTTTATCGTTTACAATGATTTTATTAGCTATAATTTCTACTCATATATGGCCAATCGTTCAACACGGAATAAATACTTTATCAATTTTTATAGAAAGTACAGGAGTATTTGGAATTTTTACATATGGATTTTTAGATAGAATATTAATTCCAACAGGATTACATCATTTAATTTATCCAACGTTTTTATATACTAATTTTGGTGGTAGTGAAATGGTTGAGGTTATACAAAATGGAGAAAAAGTTTCAGTGTTATTTGAAGGAGCAAGAAATATATATAATGCTCAATTATCAAATATAGATAGTGTAACAAGATTAACGAAAAGTGTAGTATGGGATGCTAGAGGAATTACTAAAATATTCGGATTATGGGGAGCAGTATTTGCTATGTATCAAACAGCAAAACCTGAAAATAAAATAAAAACAAAAGCAATATTATTATCAGCTATGGGAGCATCAATTATAGCTGGTGTAACAGAGCCAATAGAATTTTCTTTCTTATTTACAGCACCGATATTATTTGTAGCACATGCAGTAATTGCTGGTTTAGGAATGGTAGTGTTTTCTATTTTAGATATAAGAACAATTATTCCTAATGGAGTTATAGATTTTTTACTAATGAATATTCCAGTAGGAATAGATAGAACAAGTTGGCCTATGGTATTTGTTATAGGAATAGGGCAAGCTGTAGTATATTATTTTGTTTTTAGATTTTTAATTACAAAATTAAATTTAAAAACACCTGGAAGAGAAGATGAAAAAGAAGTAAAATTATATAGTAAAGCTGATTATAAAGAAAAGAAAGAAAAAGAAGCAAAAACAGAAAATATAGCGGTTACAATTGTAGAAGGATTAGGAGGAAAAGAAAATATTGTTAAAATTGAAAATTGTTATACAAGATTGAGAGTAACTTTAAAATCAACAAATAATATAAATGAAGAAATTTTAAATAGAACAGAACCTAATAAAATAATAAAAATAGATAATGAAAATTTACAAGTTGTATATGGAATAAAAGTTAGAAGTATAAGAAATAAAATAGATGATTATTTAAATAATTAA